A stretch of Bacillus solimangrovi DNA encodes these proteins:
- a CDS encoding dihydroorotate dehydrogenase, with amino-acid sequence MPDWSYHIIFKPMLTKLSPYTSREFIHRGMNAIASLPVGSHIINFLGREECSPLLEKQLDGVKYNNPVGLSGKIDPLLSGTKAFSHLGFGFIEIGPITMKPSLNAQLPIINREDKQIHFPCKHESIGLETTIDKLTTIKKKQPLFMRISGSKAEIFTMIQELDSYADGYIIESYDPSYVTLTSKPIYVVVPSNEKTETLVNLFHTFSGVIIDGDSFIEILNSVQRLKKIDSSKTILTSGGIHEPDQALQLLNAGADLVMLVDGYVFSGPGLTKRINEALLNRVEQPSLPQKGWKSYWIFGLLIFLGGLLALLFSLTTIILPYDELFLNTKKENLWNFNDRIMLFMAHDRMTLAGTMISGGIVYMNLAKNGIRRKLKWSKQVTDIAAIIGFLGIFLFIGYGYFDWLHLVFWITLLPFYIYGFYQTRNVQGTPTSTNLKNHRAWQMSLLGQFLFVLLGFSFVFGGIIISIYGVTSVFVPTDLLYICMSIDQLQSFNENLLSLIAHDRAGFGSALLSVGLLVLMIALWGYQQGNKWVWWTFFIGGLPAFITAIYVHFAIGYTTFIHLLPAYFAFIVYICGLIVSYSYLSKINPE; translated from the coding sequence ATGCCAGATTGGTCCTATCATATTATATTTAAACCGATGTTAACGAAACTATCCCCTTACACCTCTAGGGAGTTTATTCATCGTGGAATGAATGCAATCGCTTCTCTTCCAGTCGGTTCTCATATTATAAATTTCCTAGGTCGGGAAGAATGTTCTCCTCTTCTTGAGAAACAACTTGATGGAGTGAAGTATAACAATCCTGTTGGACTTTCTGGGAAGATTGATCCTTTACTATCAGGTACAAAGGCATTTTCACATTTAGGGTTTGGTTTCATTGAAATTGGGCCTATAACGATGAAACCAAGCTTGAATGCTCAACTTCCGATTATCAACAGAGAAGATAAACAAATCCATTTCCCTTGCAAACATGAGTCTATTGGTTTAGAAACAACTATCGATAAACTAACAACAATCAAAAAGAAACAACCTTTATTCATGAGGATTTCAGGAAGTAAAGCAGAGATTTTCACAATGATTCAAGAATTAGATTCATATGCAGACGGCTATATTATTGAATCATATGATCCTAGTTATGTTACATTAACCTCTAAACCGATTTATGTCGTTGTTCCATCTAATGAAAAAACTGAAACTTTAGTAAACTTATTTCATACATTCTCTGGTGTAATAATTGACGGGGATTCATTTATAGAAATATTAAATAGTGTACAACGTCTAAAAAAAATAGACTCCTCAAAAACTATTCTGACGTCTGGAGGAATTCATGAACCAGACCAAGCATTACAATTGCTAAATGCAGGTGCAGATTTAGTTATGTTAGTTGACGGTTATGTATTTTCTGGACCTGGTTTGACGAAAAGAATAAACGAAGCATTACTGAACAGAGTTGAGCAACCTTCTCTTCCGCAAAAAGGATGGAAGTCGTATTGGATATTCGGGCTACTTATTTTCCTTGGAGGATTACTTGCATTATTGTTTAGTTTAACTACTATTATTCTCCCATATGATGAATTATTTTTAAATACAAAAAAAGAAAATTTATGGAATTTTAATGATAGAATTATGCTTTTTATGGCACATGATCGCATGACATTAGCTGGCACGATGATTTCAGGTGGCATCGTGTATATGAATCTTGCTAAAAACGGTATTAGAAGAAAACTTAAGTGGTCAAAACAAGTTACAGATATTGCTGCTATTATTGGCTTTTTAGGCATCTTTTTATTTATTGGTTACGGTTATTTTGATTGGTTGCATTTAGTGTTCTGGATCACCCTACTACCATTTTATATATATGGTTTTTATCAAACTAGAAATGTACAAGGAACTCCTACTTCAACGAATCTAAAAAATCATAGAGCTTGGCAAATGTCTTTGTTGGGACAATTTTTGTTTGTATTATTAGGGTTTTCTTTTGTGTTTGGTGGAATCATTATTTCAATTTATGGGGTAACTTCAGTCTTTGTTCCAACTGACTTACTATATATTTGTATGAGTATTGACCAATTACAATCCTTTAATGAAAATTTATTATCATTAATTGCCCATGATCGTGCAGGATTTGGAAGTGCTTTATTAAGTGTCGGATTACTCGTACTCATGATTGCTCTTTGGGGATACCAGCAAGGAAACAAGTGGGTTTGGTGGACTTTTTTTATTGGCGGCCTGCCAGCTTTTATTACTGCTATTTACGTTCATTTTGCAATTGGATATACAACCTTTATTCACTTATTACCTGCGTATTTTGCGTTTATCGTCTACATTTGTGGCTTGATCGTTAGTTATTCCTATTTATCAAAGATTAATCCTGAGTGA
- a CDS encoding F0F1 ATP synthase subunit C — translation MQIDKKYVIYFLSFLGAGVAMIALAGIGIGIGTAGGAALEGIARQPEVTSTIQQTLLLLVVLPELFLAFLAFVVAIIIIQTIRNCRC, via the coding sequence GTGCAAATAGATAAAAAATACGTTATATATTTTTTAAGTTTCTTAGGTGCTGGCGTTGCAATGATTGCTTTAGCAGGTATAGGTATTGGGATTGGTACTGCTGGCGGAGCAGCCCTTGAAGGTATTGCAAGACAACCAGAAGTTACTAGTACAATTCAACAAACACTTCTGTTATTAGTTGTATTACCTGAATTATTCTTAGCATTCCTTGCTTTCGTTGTTGCGATAATTATTATTCAAACAATTAGAAATTGCAGATGTTAA
- a CDS encoding NosD domain-containing protein, whose product MKTSQHLIISIICSFVCLIFIGSVIGLAIFFLNEKTIVVPNDFPTIQEAVNEAEEGDIIFVRASGGPYVQNVVINKDNLNLIGLGKMKPVLDGTMIGGNGLTLNGTSGVIVQNFTVQQYGLNIVLSSSNENKIMNNRCNGGVEGIFLADSNQNKIEKNSCNNNSIGIELDNAKSNLVKGNDVISNNNGIVIEDDSDDNLIKRNVVNDNVLNGISLSGNSNENDVFFNHVLGNGNLDIIDQDDNNLIGNRCNNSNIASICN is encoded by the coding sequence TTGAAAACATCACAACATTTGATAATTTCAATAATTTGTAGTTTTGTATGTCTTATTTTTATAGGTTCAGTGATTGGGTTAGCAATCTTTTTTTTGAACGAAAAAACAATCGTTGTGCCAAATGATTTTCCTACAATTCAAGAAGCAGTTAATGAGGCAGAAGAAGGAGATATTATTTTTGTGCGAGCAAGTGGAGGCCCATATGTTCAAAATGTTGTCATAAATAAAGATAATTTAAATTTAATTGGGTTAGGGAAAATGAAACCTGTACTAGATGGAACAATGATAGGAGGTAATGGTTTAACACTGAATGGAACTTCAGGAGTAATCGTACAAAATTTCACTGTACAACAATACGGTTTAAATATTGTGTTATCTAGTTCAAATGAAAATAAAATTATGAACAATCGTTGTAATGGTGGTGTTGAGGGGATATTTCTAGCCGATTCAAATCAGAACAAGATTGAAAAGAATAGTTGTAATAATAATTCTATAGGCATTGAATTGGACAATGCAAAAAGTAATTTAGTTAAAGGAAATGATGTCATAAGTAATAACAATGGGATTGTTATAGAAGATGATTCAGACGATAACTTGATAAAGAGAAATGTAGTGAATGATAATGTTCTAAACGGAATAAGTTTATCTGGAAATTCAAATGAAAATGATGTTTTTTTTAATCATGTGCTCGGTAATGGGAACCTTGATATTATAGATCAAGATGATAACAATTTAATTGGTAATAGGTGCAACAATAGTAACATCGCTAGTATTTGTAACTGA
- a CDS encoding DUF4097 family beta strand repeat-containing protein, with protein MRKLNNRMITLFSIGFMVLLLGACNSDSASNFESKSFEGGNVEEIYVKADGQNIEVRPSNDSTVKVNMEDVEDIPATVEGNVLKVNLENSSGIVNLKTKTLYLDVPNTMYKKISLISTSGNISGEGLKAEELVFTTDSGNISINGIDSNKLFSENVAGNVELENANGDFVITNQTGNIILSHNGMLGSDSNINTLSGKIVVNFNQKPNSLIVDAATESGKIKTSLFAAEKIISQGAGNKLQSELGANGPKLSIHTLSGSINLD; from the coding sequence ATGAGAAAGCTAAACAATAGAATGATTACACTATTTAGTATTGGATTTATGGTGTTATTACTGGGCGCTTGCAATTCAGATTCTGCATCAAACTTTGAAAGTAAATCGTTCGAGGGAGGAAACGTTGAAGAAATTTATGTGAAAGCGGATGGTCAAAATATTGAAGTTCGTCCAAGTAATGATAGTACAGTGAAAGTAAATATGGAAGATGTTGAAGATATTCCTGCAACAGTTGAAGGCAATGTGTTGAAAGTAAATTTAGAAAATTCATCAGGCATCGTAAATTTAAAAACTAAAACACTATACCTAGATGTACCAAATACGATGTATAAGAAAATCAGCTTAATCTCTACATCAGGTAATATTTCTGGTGAGGGTCTGAAAGCGGAGGAATTAGTATTTACAACAGACTCAGGCAATATATCGATAAATGGGATTGATAGTAATAAATTATTTAGTGAAAATGTGGCTGGAAACGTAGAATTGGAAAATGCTAATGGAGATTTTGTAATTACCAATCAAACTGGGAATATAATACTTTCACACAATGGAATGTTAGGTAGTGATAGTAATATTAATACACTTTCTGGTAAAATTGTAGTTAACTTTAACCAGAAGCCTAATAGCTTAATCGTAGATGCAGCAACAGAATCAGGTAAAATTAAAACATCATTATTTGCAGCAGAGAAGATCATTTCTCAAGGGGCAGGTAATAAGTTACAAAGTGAACTGGGAGCAAACGGACCAAAATTGTCAATTCATACGTTATCAGGAAGTATCAATTTAGATTAA
- a CDS encoding ABC transporter ATP-binding protein: MELTIQQVSKNYGQKQALQNVTLDLKPGVLGLLGPNGAGKSTLMRMLSTIEKPSSGTILWNGVDIAQNPNYLRKELGYLPQDFGVYPNMNPIEFLEYMAAIKGLSIKSSKKRINELLEALNLANDRKRLLGGFSGGMKQRVGIAQALLNDPSLLIVDEPTVGLDPQERIRFRNLLSTLSSDRIVILSTHIVTDIESIAPNIAVLSKGRLVTHTTPEYLIKSVDNKVWNCVIPTSELQNMQEQYAISSAIHRSDGVHARIISEKRPNYNATSLPSSLEDAYLYYISSLGVTQ; this comes from the coding sequence ATGGAGCTTACTATACAGCAAGTCTCAAAAAATTATGGTCAAAAACAGGCTCTTCAGAATGTGACATTAGATTTAAAACCCGGTGTATTAGGTTTGTTGGGACCTAATGGGGCAGGAAAGTCGACTTTGATGCGCATGCTTTCAACAATTGAAAAACCATCAAGTGGCACAATATTATGGAATGGGGTTGATATTGCACAAAACCCTAATTATTTACGAAAAGAATTAGGGTATTTACCTCAAGATTTTGGTGTTTACCCAAATATGAATCCAATAGAATTTCTTGAGTACATGGCAGCTATAAAAGGGTTGTCGATTAAATCTTCTAAGAAAAGAATCAATGAACTATTAGAAGCATTGAATTTAGCCAATGATCGAAAGAGGTTATTAGGAGGATTTTCAGGAGGAATGAAACAGCGAGTTGGTATTGCTCAAGCTTTATTAAATGATCCATCACTACTAATTGTAGATGAACCTACTGTTGGATTAGATCCACAGGAAAGGATTAGGTTCCGAAACTTACTTTCTACCTTGTCATCAGATAGGATAGTTATTCTTTCTACTCATATCGTAACAGACATTGAATCAATTGCACCTAACATTGCAGTTCTATCAAAAGGCAGACTAGTTACTCACACTACGCCAGAATACCTTATTAAAAGTGTTGATAATAAAGTTTGGAATTGTGTTATCCCAACATCAGAGCTTCAAAACATGCAAGAGCAATATGCGATTAGTAGCGCTATTCATCGAAGTGACGGAGTGCATGCACGAATTATATCAGAAAAACGCCCTAATTATAATGCTACCTCATTGCCTTCTTCATTAGAAGATGCATACCTCTACTATATTTCGTCGTTGGGTGTGACACAATGA
- a CDS encoding ABC transporter permease encodes MLRLIKLERNKFKFSVYNKWIVLANLILLFFMFLIPFAERKDNGVIAFGQYSEAFNILNLLVGATFTIFASVLIAKLIIEEYKNKTILVLFSYPVNRKALLGAKLIIVVCWSLTTIILSSIFISASFIVMDNFFKFVPEQLSVLIIIQQLLKILTNSVATAGLSLIPLYFGMKKKSVPVTIISSILIVTVLGFNTNSFSVGSIILIPTFLAVLGIFIAYIAIRKVEVEDVS; translated from the coding sequence ATGTTAAGACTAATCAAACTAGAAAGAAACAAATTCAAATTTAGTGTATATAATAAGTGGATTGTTCTTGCTAATTTAATCTTACTATTTTTCATGTTTCTTATTCCTTTCGCAGAGAGAAAAGATAATGGTGTGATTGCTTTCGGACAATATTCAGAAGCTTTTAACATTTTGAATTTACTTGTTGGTGCAACTTTTACAATTTTTGCATCAGTACTTATTGCAAAGTTAATTATTGAGGAATATAAAAATAAAACCATCTTAGTTTTGTTTTCATACCCTGTAAACAGAAAAGCATTATTGGGAGCAAAATTAATAATTGTGGTTTGTTGGAGTTTAACAACCATTATCCTTTCTAGTATATTTATATCTGCTTCTTTTATTGTAATGGATAACTTTTTTAAATTTGTACCAGAACAACTAAGCGTATTAATTATAATTCAACAGTTGCTTAAAATCCTTACTAATTCTGTTGCTACTGCCGGATTAAGCTTAATCCCGTTATATTTTGGTATGAAAAAAAAGTCTGTGCCAGTCACTATAATTTCCTCCATCCTTATCGTAACGGTTTTAGGTTTTAATACTAATAGTTTTTCTGTTGGTTCAATAATCCTAATACCAACTTTTCTTGCAGTTTTAGGTATTTTCATAGCATACATAGCAATACGTAAAGTAGAGGTTGAGGATGTAAGCTAA
- a CDS encoding ATP-binding cassette domain-containing protein codes for MFYTIRTSHLTKSFNGIEVVSDVNLNIKNGEIYGILGPNGSGKTTVMKMLVNLIKPTSGEIEIFGDIISSSSYEYLEKVGNIIETPILYDELTAKENLEIHCKYMNFNDMDAIDDTLELVNLRNTGNKAVKNFSLGMKQRLGIARSIITNPKLLILDEPINGLDPSGIREIRNILKMMSKAYGTTILISSHILGEIEHLADTIGVLHNGKLIEEIGLDTIREKKPDYIEIVTKDSTYTTEILENELHITNFKLIGKSVIHIYDSHVPQKEIAKRLIISDIEIESIHKKTESLENYYLNLIKGESTDVKTNQTRKKQIQI; via the coding sequence ATGTTCTACACTATACGAACAAGTCACTTGACTAAATCATTTAACGGGATAGAGGTTGTGTCAGATGTTAATTTGAATATAAAAAATGGAGAGATTTACGGAATACTAGGTCCAAATGGCTCAGGAAAAACGACGGTTATGAAAATGCTTGTAAATTTAATTAAACCAACAAGTGGAGAGATAGAGATTTTCGGTGATATTATTTCAAGTTCATCTTATGAATATTTAGAAAAAGTAGGTAATATCATAGAAACTCCTATTTTGTATGACGAACTTACTGCAAAAGAAAATTTAGAAATTCATTGTAAGTATATGAATTTTAACGATATGGATGCAATTGATGACACATTAGAACTTGTTAACTTGAGAAATACGGGTAATAAAGCTGTAAAAAACTTTTCATTAGGTATGAAACAACGACTGGGTATTGCAAGATCTATAATTACTAATCCTAAACTTCTCATTTTGGATGAACCTATTAACGGATTAGATCCTTCGGGTATTAGAGAAATAAGAAATATATTAAAAATGATGAGCAAGGCGTATGGAACAACTATTTTAATTTCTAGTCATATTTTAGGAGAAATAGAACATCTTGCTGATACGATTGGTGTTCTTCATAATGGTAAATTAATTGAGGAAATTGGATTGGATACTATACGCGAAAAAAAACCTGATTATATTGAAATAGTTACAAAGGATTCAACATACACAACTGAAATCTTAGAAAATGAATTGCACATTACAAACTTTAAACTTATAGGTAAATCAGTTATTCACATCTATGACTCTCATGTTCCACAAAAAGAAATTGCAAAGAGACTAATAATTAGTGATATAGAGATTGAGTCTATTCACAAAAAAACTGAATCATTAGAAAATTATTATTTAAACCTTATAAAAGGAGAGAGCACAGATGTTAAGACTAATCAAACTAGAAAGAAACAAATTCAAATTTAG
- a CDS encoding ABC transporter permease — MLFNSGFFLLLRWKLLSMRVMFPLFIIVQTLLSVGIVFGFSFLIPELDNTSSIYLTTGAPTVILLAIGFVILPQGIAESKTKGTFEYMLTWPLPRLLYLLVDAIVWIIITIPGIILALIIASVRFDILVSFNPFAIAILLFVGLTSICVGYAISVLLPPSIAQLLSQVLMIGVLLFSPINFPAERLPEWLEIIHALLPIEHMANAVRGALSPENFDIKGVTWIALTVWCFIGFLCSYLTISRRK; from the coding sequence ATGTTGTTTAACAGTGGTTTTTTTCTATTATTACGTTGGAAATTATTGAGCATGCGGGTAATGTTTCCTTTGTTTATCATAGTTCAAACATTGTTGTCTGTGGGCATTGTTTTTGGCTTTTCATTTTTAATACCAGAGTTAGATAACACGAGTTCAATTTACCTAACAACTGGGGCTCCAACAGTAATTCTACTTGCTATTGGTTTTGTTATATTACCTCAGGGGATTGCTGAGTCAAAAACGAAAGGAACTTTTGAGTATATGCTCACATGGCCATTGCCTCGTCTCTTATATCTGTTAGTAGACGCAATCGTATGGATTATTATAACGATACCTGGTATTATACTTGCACTAATTATAGCTTCTGTGCGTTTTGATATTTTAGTTTCCTTCAATCCATTTGCAATAGCTATACTACTTTTTGTAGGATTAACTTCCATTTGTGTAGGTTACGCAATATCAGTTTTGTTACCTCCTTCTATAGCACAACTGCTTTCTCAAGTACTTATGATCGGTGTATTACTTTTTTCACCTATTAATTTTCCAGCCGAACGTCTTCCAGAGTGGTTAGAAATAATCCATGCGTTACTACCGATAGAGCATATGGCCAACGCAGTGAGAGGAGCTTTATCTCCTGAAAACTTTGATATAAAAGGTGTAACATGGATAGCTTTGACGGTATGGTGTTTTATAGGTTTTTTATGTAGTTACCTTACAATATCTCGACGAAAGTAA
- a CDS encoding ABC transporter ATP-binding protein encodes MLLVNNVVKEYSKGVKANDQISLSVNPGEIFGLLGPNGAGKTTLVSQIIGSMKPSSGTITIDGVDIVSNPQQARKLCTMQPQSQVSIEGLTPKQAIELAGRMRKGDRHKVAQRTDYLLKELNIEPWANKMATNLSGGIKRLVIFCMTVVVPGKLVILDEPTNDIDPVRRRLLWNQIRLLAENGVAVLIVTHNVIESEQFIDRLAIISEGEVLASGTPSQLKRDLEGNLRLQLVIQPEHSIPPIPDFANITMHSGARVFLSIPQAFVSEAVQWVEHLRLTNEIEEYTLSPITLEDAYFKWIKPQEKMENQEVTDNVV; translated from the coding sequence TTGCTGTTAGTAAATAATGTTGTAAAAGAGTACTCAAAGGGTGTCAAAGCGAATGATCAGATTTCTTTATCCGTTAATCCTGGAGAAATATTTGGTTTATTAGGACCTAATGGTGCAGGAAAAACTACACTTGTTTCGCAAATAATTGGTTCAATGAAGCCTAGTTCAGGTACGATTACAATAGATGGAGTAGATATTGTTTCTAATCCTCAACAAGCACGTAAACTATGTACTATGCAACCGCAATCACAAGTATCAATAGAGGGATTAACACCTAAGCAAGCTATTGAATTAGCTGGACGAATGCGCAAAGGTGATCGACATAAGGTAGCTCAACGCACAGATTATCTTTTAAAGGAACTAAATATAGAGCCATGGGCTAATAAAATGGCCACAAATTTGTCAGGGGGGATTAAACGTTTAGTTATTTTTTGTATGACGGTAGTAGTTCCTGGAAAACTCGTCATACTTGACGAACCTACTAATGATATAGATCCAGTCCGAAGACGTTTATTGTGGAATCAAATTCGTTTACTTGCTGAGAATGGGGTTGCCGTTCTTATAGTTACACATAATGTAATAGAATCTGAGCAATTTATAGATCGTTTAGCTATTATTAGTGAAGGAGAAGTACTTGCTTCGGGTACTCCATCCCAATTAAAAAGAGATCTTGAAGGAAACCTTCGATTACAATTAGTTATTCAACCCGAACACTCTATCCCTCCAATACCTGATTTTGCTAATATTACTATGCATTCAGGTGCAAGGGTATTTTTGTCAATTCCGCAAGCATTTGTTTCTGAAGCTGTACAGTGGGTAGAACATCTTCGTTTAACAAACGAAATAGAAGAATATACTTTAAGTCCAATAACATTAGAAGATGCATATTTTAAATGGATCAAACCTCAAGAGAAAATGGAGAATCAGGAGGTTACAGATAATGTTGTTTAA
- a CDS encoding TetR/AcrR family transcriptional regulator yields MSRKRLTQEERKQETRKMLLESAAETFAKLGFHGASVDKIAEFAGFTKGAIYAHFKSKEELFLALLEQQMQSHVNTIHQIMDEEHSLEHFIKKMGHYFDMDREQNQAWSSLNMEFLLYAMRDESVRQKWTDMILESVEQLSDVITKMKSDEEGESNLSPEELAWTILSIENGMAIFNIIAGNNTPSNLYGKALQNILQPSSCKDIDSSSKIK; encoded by the coding sequence ATGAGTAGAAAACGCTTAACCCAGGAAGAACGAAAACAAGAAACACGGAAAATGTTATTGGAATCAGCAGCTGAAACTTTTGCTAAGCTTGGTTTTCATGGAGCTTCTGTAGATAAAATCGCAGAGTTTGCTGGATTCACTAAAGGAGCAATATACGCACATTTTAAATCTAAAGAAGAGTTATTCCTTGCCTTATTAGAACAACAAATGCAATCACATGTTAATACCATTCATCAAATAATGGATGAAGAACATTCATTAGAACATTTCATTAAAAAAATGGGGCATTATTTTGACATGGATAGAGAGCAAAATCAAGCCTGGAGTTCACTTAATATGGAATTTCTTTTATATGCTATGAGAGATGAATCAGTACGCCAAAAATGGACAGACATGATCTTGGAATCCGTAGAACAACTTTCAGATGTAATAACAAAAATGAAGTCGGATGAAGAGGGAGAATCTAATTTGTCACCTGAAGAACTAGCCTGGACCATTCTATCAATAGAAAATGGGATGGCTATTTTTAATATTATTGCAGGAAACAATACCCCATCAAATTTATACGGAAAAGCACTACAAAATATTCTCCAGCCTTCCTCGTGTAAAGACATTGATTCAAGCTCCAAAATAAAATAG
- a CDS encoding HNH endonuclease, which translates to MNKNEVKEHIRFYMDNYNIYPRTLKTENIGNRDKQFIGDKNKRKCRFCGKEKEETTFKKVAHAIPELVGNKVLISFEECDECNKVFSKLESELANYLSFERSTTGIRGKTGIPTYKHKNGLRIEHDKEKSNRFIIQDYIDSGNIVDDATDNSFTIKGERFPFIPMAVYKCFVKMALSIMPKHYLPYFWETFEWIREEDHSQHGKVVCKVFEQFIPGGKPFADIEMFLAIRKWESREKTPFGIFLICFGNFCYQVYLPFAGPDTIESELEESQETLKYLLLPCKYALVLPEGTIHTISKDFSSSEKTKGQTIDITYSYDKKEVLREFKNES; encoded by the coding sequence GTGAACAAAAATGAGGTAAAAGAACATATTAGGTTTTATATGGATAACTATAATATTTATCCCCGAACACTTAAGACTGAAAATATTGGGAATAGGGATAAGCAGTTTATAGGGGATAAGAATAAGAGAAAGTGTAGATTTTGCGGAAAAGAAAAAGAAGAAACAACATTTAAAAAGGTAGCCCATGCTATACCTGAATTAGTTGGGAATAAGGTTTTGATTTCATTTGAAGAATGTGATGAATGTAATAAAGTATTCTCTAAACTTGAAAGTGAGTTAGCAAATTATCTCTCATTTGAACGCTCTACCACAGGTATAAGAGGGAAAACTGGGATTCCAACCTATAAGCATAAAAACGGTTTAAGGATAGAGCATGACAAAGAAAAGAGCAATAGGTTCATCATTCAAGATTATATTGACAGCGGAAACATTGTTGATGATGCCACTGATAATTCCTTTACGATAAAGGGAGAGAGATTTCCGTTTATCCCAATGGCTGTTTATAAATGTTTTGTAAAAATGGCCCTTTCGATAATGCCCAAACATTATTTGCCTTATTTCTGGGAGACATTTGAGTGGATTAGAGAGGAAGACCATTCACAACATGGAAAAGTGGTTTGTAAAGTTTTTGAACAGTTTATTCCAGGGGGAAAACCATTTGCTGATATAGAAATGTTCTTGGCTATACGTAAATGGGAATCGAGAGAAAAAACGCCATTTGGTATCTTTTTAATTTGCTTCGGAAATTTTTGTTATCAGGTTTATCTACCATTTGCAGGACCAGATACTATCGAAAGTGAGTTAGAAGAATCACAAGAGACATTAAAGTATTTGTTGTTACCTTGTAAGTATGCACTGGTCTTGCCAGAAGGTACAATTCATACAATTTCTAAAGATTTTTCATCAAGTGAAAAGACGAAGGGACAAACAATAGATATTACATACTCTTATGATAAAAAAGAGGTTTTAAGAGAATTTAAAAATGAATCATAA